The following proteins are co-located in the Anas platyrhynchos isolate ZD024472 breed Pekin duck chromosome 1, IASCAAS_PekinDuck_T2T, whole genome shotgun sequence genome:
- the GATD3 gene encoding glutamine amidotransferase-like class 1 domain-containing protein 3, mitochondrial isoform X2: protein MYAPDVPQMHVVDHSKGQPAEAESRNVLVESARIARGKITSLAKLTTADHDAVIFPGGFGAAKNLSTFAVDGKDCKVNREVERVLKDFHKAGKPIGLCCISPVLAAKVLSGAEVTVGHEEEEGGKWPYAGTAGAIKELGGKHCVKEVTEAHVDTKNKVVTTPAFMCETELHHIFDGIGAMVKNVLKLTGK from the exons ATGTATGCTCCAGATGTTCCTCAAATGCATGTTGTTGACCACAGTAAAGGGCAACCAGCTGAAGCTGAGTCAAG GAATGTTTTAGTGGAATCTGCAAGGATTGCTCGTGGTAAAATCACAAGCCTGGCTAAACTTACTACAGCAGACCATGATGCTGTGATATTCCCTGGTGGATTTGGAGCTGCTAAGAACTT ATCTACCTTTGCTGTTGATGGGAAAGATTGCAAGGTGAATAGAGAAGTTGAACGTGTCTTGAAAGACTTCCACAAAGCAGGCAAACCTATTGG TCTTTGCTGCATTTCACCAGTCTTGGCAGCAAAGGTTCTTTCTGGTGCTGAAGTAACTGTGGGCCACGAAGAAGAGGAAGGTGGCAAGTGGCCTTACGCTGGAACTGCAGGAGCCATTAAAGAGCTGGGAGGAAAGCACTGTGTGAAAGAAGTGACT GAAGCTCATGTGGATACAAAAAACAAGGTGGTGACCACCCCAGCATTTATGTGTGAAACAGAATTACATCATATCTTTGACGGCATTGGGGCCATGGTAAAGAATGTGTTAAAATTAACTGGCAAATAA
- the GATD3 gene encoding glutamine amidotransferase-like class 1 domain-containing protein 3, mitochondrial isoform X1, whose amino-acid sequence MAPCWTALPLLQREPPPPSPPPLPRAPRPAARSPCSPHAARPQPAPAAMLAACGPPFRAALCRAAPPGIAAFHSSSPRPRGARVAVVLSGCGVYDGTEIHEASAILVHLSRGGAEVQMYAPDVPQMHVVDHSKGQPAEAESRNVLVESARIARGKITSLAKLTTADHDAVIFPGGFGAAKNLSTFAVDGKDCKVNREVERVLKDFHKAGKPIGLCCISPVLAAKVLSGAEVTVGHEEEEGGKWPYAGTAGAIKELGGKHCVKEVTEAHVDTKNKVVTTPAFMCETELHHIFDGIGAMVKNVLKLTGK is encoded by the exons atggcTCCGTGTTG GacggcccttcctctcctccagaGGGAGCCACCACcgccatcaccaccaccactaccGAGGGCTCCGCGGCCCGCAGCCCGCAGCCCCTGCTCGCCTCACGCAGCCCGCCCGCAGCCCGCACCCGCGGCCATGTTGGCCGCCTGCGGGCCGCCATTCCGCGCTGCGCTGTGCCGGGCGGCGCCCCCCGGCATCGCCGCCTTCCACAGCTCCTCCCCGCGCCCCCGAGGTGCCCGAGTCGCCGTG GTCCTGTCTGGTTGTGGTGTCTACGATGGCACAGAAATCCATGAGGCCTCAGC CATACTGGTACACCTTAGTCGTGGGGGAGCTGAGGTTCAGATGTATGCTCCAGATGTTCCTCAAATGCATGTTGTTGACCACAGTAAAGGGCAACCAGCTGAAGCTGAGTCAAG GAATGTTTTAGTGGAATCTGCAAGGATTGCTCGTGGTAAAATCACAAGCCTGGCTAAACTTACTACAGCAGACCATGATGCTGTGATATTCCCTGGTGGATTTGGAGCTGCTAAGAACTT ATCTACCTTTGCTGTTGATGGGAAAGATTGCAAGGTGAATAGAGAAGTTGAACGTGTCTTGAAAGACTTCCACAAAGCAGGCAAACCTATTGG TCTTTGCTGCATTTCACCAGTCTTGGCAGCAAAGGTTCTTTCTGGTGCTGAAGTAACTGTGGGCCACGAAGAAGAGGAAGGTGGCAAGTGGCCTTACGCTGGAACTGCAGGAGCCATTAAAGAGCTGGGAGGAAAGCACTGTGTGAAAGAAGTGACT GAAGCTCATGTGGATACAAAAAACAAGGTGGTGACCACCCCAGCATTTATGTGTGAAACAGAATTACATCATATCTTTGACGGCATTGGGGCCATGGTAAAGAATGTGTTAAAATTAACTGGCAAATAA
- the PWP2 gene encoding periodic tryptophan protein 2 homolog: MKFAYRFSGLLGTVYRRGNLSFTRDGSSLVSPVGNRISLFDLKNNKCETLPLATRHNIVCVGLSPDGSLAILVDEEGAALLVSLVGKSVIHQFHFHKPVHSVSFSPDGKKFVITKDNVALMYHAPGKKREFNAFVLDKTYYGPYDETTCIDWTDDSKCFAVGSKDMSTWVFGAERWANLIYYSLGGHKDVIVACFFEENSLDLYTVSQDGALCVWQCDTELDGLKPMPPKEARKKNRIKEDEEFLEESKGEEIHGKAHPNEQEIREKVKYSRVAKYFFNKEGDFNNLTSAAYHKKTHLLVTGFASGVFHLHELPDFNLIHSLSISDQRIASISINCTGDWIAFGCSGLGQLLVWEWQSESYVLKQQGHFNSMVSLAYSPDGQYIVTGGEDGKVKVWNTSSSFCFVTFTDHTSGVTAVTFTSSGYVILSASLDGTVRAFDLHRYRNFRTFTSPRPSQFSCLAVDSSGEIVSAGSQDSFEIYIWSMQSGRLLDVLAGHEGPISSLSFNPVKCVLASGSWDKTVKLWDMLDSWRTKETLMLNSDVLVVAFRPDGKELAVASLNGQITFWDHENAVQVGSIEGRHDLQMGRKELDKITAKQSAKGKSFTTLCYSADGQSILAGGLSKFVCIYNVKEQILMKKFEISCNLSLDAMEEYLDRRKMTEFGSMALIDEGAGDEDGVAIPLPGVKRGDMSYRRFKPEIRVTCLRFSPTGRSWAATTTEGLLIYSLDSGLIFDPFELDIDVTPSNIRKTLHQKEYAMAIIMALKLNEKKLIQEVIEAVPSDEVEVVCSSLPDLYVEKVLEFLASAFEISCHLEFYLIWAHKLLMLHGQKLKTRSQKLLPVIQFLQKSIQRHFEDVSKLCEWNIYNIKYALAISQQRGMKRLAETSVDEEESESDSDYLMQEGHKDSLSS; this comes from the exons ATGAAGTTCGCCTACCGG TTCTCCGGCCTGCTGGGCACCGTCTACCGCCGCGGCAACCTCAGCTTCACCCGCGATGGCAGCAGCCTCGTCAGCCCCGTGGGGAACAGGATCTCCCTCTTCGACCTGAAGAA TAATAAATGTGAAACGCTCCCGTTAGCTACGCGGCACAACATCGTGTGTGTGGGGCTGTCTCCAGATGGAAGTCTTGCCATACTGGTTGATGAAG AGGGAGCTGCCTTGCTTGTCAGTTTGGTTGGTAAATCTGTGATACATCAGTTCCATTTTCACAAGCCAGTGCACAGTGTCTCCTTTTCTCCTGATGGCAA AAAATTTGTGATTACAAAAGACAATGTTGCTCTTATGTACCATGCTCCTGGAAAGAAACGAGAATTTAATGCATTTGTTCTGGACAAAACGTATTATGGTCCATATGATGAAACAACTTGTATTGACTGGACTGATGATTCCAA ATGTTTTGCAGTGGGAAGCAAGGATATGTCTACGTGGGTGTTTGGAGCAGAGCGATGGGCAAACCTGATCTATTACTCACTTGGAGGACATAAGGATGTCATAGTAGCCTGCTTTTTTGAAGAGAACAGTCTAGAT CTGTACACAGTTAGCCAGGATGGAGCTCTCTGTGTGTGGCAGTGTGATACAGAGCTTGATGGTTTGAAGCCCATGCCTCCTAAAGAAGCtaggaaaaagaacagaataaaagaaGATGAAGAGTTTCTTGAGGAATCTAAGGGTGAAGAAATTCATGGAAAAGCCCATCCAAATGAACAGGAGATTAGAGAGAAAGTTAAATATTCACGTGTTGCAAA GTATTTTTTCAATAAAGAGGGAGATTTTAATAACCTGACATCTGCAGCTTATCACAAGAAAACACACCTCTTGGTCACCGGTTTTGCTTCTGGAGTCTTTCACCTCCATGAGCTTCCAGATTTCAATCTAATCCATTCCTTGAG TATTTCAGATCAAAGGATAGCTTCTATTTCTATTAACTGTACTGGTGACTGGATTGCCTTTGGATGTTCAG GTTTGGGTCAACTCCTGGTATGGGAATGGCAAAGTGAGTCCTATGTGCTGAAGCAGCAGGGCCACTTTAACAGCATGGTTTCGTTAGCATATTCTCCAGATGGACAATACATAGTAACTGGAGGGGAGGATGGAAAA GTGAAAGTGTGGAACACTTCAAGCAGTTTTTGTTTCGTCACTTTTACAGACCATACGAGCGGCGTAACTGCTGTGACTTTTACTTCCAGTGGCTACGTTATTTTGAGCGCTTCCCTGGATGGAACAGTGCGGGCTTTTGATCTGCACAG ATACCGTAATTTCCGTACCTTTACTTCTCCACGACCAAGTCAGTTCTCTTGTTTAGCTGTGGACTCCAGTGGTGAGATTGTGTCAGCTGGTTCCCAGGATTCCTTTGAAATATACATCTGGTCAATGCAGAGTGGAAGGTTGTTAGAT GTGTTAGCAGGTCATGAGGGCCCCATCAGCAGTTTGTCCTTTAACCCAGTGAAGTGTGTTCTAGCAAGTGGCTCTTGGGATAAAACGGTCAAGTTATGGGATATGTTGGACAGTTGGAGAACTAAGGAGACACTAATGTTGAACTCAGACg TTCTTGTTGTTGCTTTCCGTCCCGATGGCAAAGAGCTTGCGGTTGCTTCTCTGAATGGACAGATAACATTTTGGGATCACGAAAATGCAGTGCAAGTTGGCTCAATTGAGGGAAGACATGATCTTCAGATGGGAAGGAAAGAGCTTGATAAAATAACTGCCAAGCAGTCAGCCAAGGGGAA ATCTTTTACTACTCTGTGTTACTCAGCGGATGGTCAGTCTATTCTGGCAGGTGGATTGTCGAAATTTGTCTGTATATATAATGTCAAAGAACAGATTCTTATGAAAAAATTTGAGATCTCATGCAACTTATCTCTAGATGCAATGGAG GAATACCTAGATCGGAGAAAAATGACGGAATTCGGCAGCATGGCTCTGATTGATGAAGGGGCTGGAGATGAGGATGGTGTTGCTATTCCTCTTCCTGGAGTAAAAAGAG GTGACATGAGTTACCGACGCTTTAAGCCAGAAATAAGAGTGACTTGCCTGCGATTCTCTCCGACAG GACGAAGCTGGGCAGCCACCACCACAGAGGGTCTTCTTATCTATTCACTGGACTCCGGGCTGATTTTTGATCCTTTTGAGCTGGACATTGATGTCACACCCAGCAATATACGCAAAACGCTGCATCAGAAGGAATACGCTATGGCCATCATCATGGCCCTCAAGCTGAATGAAAAGAAGTTAATTCAAGAGGTTATAGAGGCTGTACCTAGTGATGAAG TTGAGGTTGTCTGCTCATCACTCCCAGACCTGTACGTGGAGAAGGTGTTGGAGTTCCTGGCCTCTGCCTTTGAGATATCTTGTCACTTAGAATTCTATCTTATTTGGGCTCATAAGTTGCTCATGCTGCATGGACAGAAGTTAAAAACAAG GTCACAGAAGCTGCTGCCCGTGATACAGTTCCTTCAGAAAAGTATCCAGCGTCACTTTGAAGATGTTTCCAAGCT ctgtgAATGGAATATCTACAATATCAAATATGCGCTGGCCATTTCACAACAGCGAGGCATGAAACGTTTGGCAGAAACATCAGTAGATGAAGAAGAGTCGGAGTCTGATAGTGATTATCTTATGCAAGAAGGTCATAAAGACAGTTTAAGTTCCTAA